One genomic segment of Pseudomonas sp. RU47 includes these proteins:
- the gshA gene encoding glutamate--cysteine ligase codes for MSELLNRRLALLGERANLSLLEQCLHGIERECLRVTSEGRLAQTPHPEALGSALTNEQITTDYSESLLEFITPALPDPADTLASLDKIHRFAYSKLGNEYLWSPSMPCPLPAEEDIPIAYYGTSNIGQLKYVYRKGLALRYGKTMQCIAGIHYNFSLPEKLWPLLRETEGFVGTDRDFQSFSYIALIRNFRRYSWLLMYLFGASPALDAGFLRGRSHQLEQLDPDTLYLPYATSLRMSDLGYQSNAQAGLTPCYNDLASYTDSLRKAVATPYAPYVEVGTHKDGEWVQLNTNILQIENEYYSNIRPKRVTYTGERPIQALVARGIQYVEVRCLDINPFLPMGIDLTESRFLDAFLLYCALNDSPLLTNTSCGNATSNFLSVVKEGRRPGLQLQRDGESVEMKTWAAELLEQIAPLAALLDQSHGGDAHSKALDAQLAKVSDPSLTPSAQVLAAMAEHKESFAQFSLRQSQAHAEFFRSEPLAADEQAKFEELARTSLAAQAELEQNEVGDFDVFVGSYQASILAISN; via the coding sequence TTGAGCGAACTTCTCAACCGCCGCCTGGCTCTGCTCGGCGAGCGCGCTAACCTCTCTCTGCTCGAGCAGTGCCTGCACGGTATCGAACGTGAATGCCTGCGCGTGACCAGCGAAGGTCGCCTGGCGCAAACGCCGCACCCCGAAGCCTTGGGTTCCGCGCTGACCAACGAACAGATCACCACCGACTATTCCGAGTCGCTGCTGGAATTCATCACGCCCGCCCTGCCCGACCCGGCCGACACGCTGGCGAGCCTGGACAAGATTCACCGCTTTGCCTACAGCAAGCTCGGCAACGAGTACCTGTGGAGTCCATCGATGCCGTGCCCGTTGCCGGCCGAGGAAGACATCCCGATCGCCTATTACGGCACCTCCAACATCGGTCAGCTCAAGTACGTCTACCGCAAAGGCCTGGCCCTGCGTTACGGCAAGACCATGCAGTGCATCGCCGGGATTCACTACAACTTCTCCCTGCCGGAAAAGCTCTGGCCGCTGCTGCGCGAGACCGAAGGCTTTGTTGGCACTGATCGCGACTTTCAGTCGTTTTCCTACATCGCGCTGATCCGTAATTTCCGTCGTTACAGCTGGCTGCTGATGTACCTGTTTGGGGCATCGCCTGCGCTGGACGCCGGTTTCCTGCGTGGTCGTTCGCATCAGCTGGAACAGCTCGATCCGGACACCCTGTATCTGCCGTACGCCACCAGCCTGCGCATGAGCGACCTCGGTTACCAGAGCAACGCTCAGGCCGGTCTGACGCCGTGCTACAACGATCTGGCGAGCTACACCGACAGCCTGCGCAAAGCCGTGGCCACGCCGTACGCGCCGTACGTTGAAGTCGGCACGCACAAGGATGGCGAGTGGGTGCAGCTCAACACCAACATCCTGCAGATCGAAAACGAGTACTACTCCAACATCCGCCCGAAACGCGTGACCTATACCGGCGAACGGCCGATTCAGGCGCTGGTGGCGCGTGGCATTCAGTACGTTGAAGTGCGTTGCCTGGACATCAACCCGTTCCTGCCGATGGGCATCGACCTGACCGAGTCGCGCTTCCTCGACGCCTTCCTGCTGTATTGCGCGTTGAACGACAGCCCGTTGCTGACCAACACCTCGTGCGGCAACGCCACATCGAACTTCCTCAGCGTGGTCAAGGAAGGCCGTCGTCCGGGCCTGCAATTGCAGCGTGACGGTGAGTCGGTGGAGATGAAGACCTGGGCGGCCGAACTGCTGGAGCAGATCGCTCCACTGGCGGCGTTGCTGGATCAGAGCCATGGCGGCGATGCGCACAGCAAGGCGCTGGATGCGCAACTGGCCAAGGTCAGCGATCCGTCTCTGACGCCTTCTGCGCAGGTCCTGGCGGCGATGGCTGAGCACAAGGAAAGCTTTGCGCAGTTCTCCCTGCGTCAGAGCCAGGCGCATGCCGAGTTTTTCCGCAGCGAGCCTTTGGCGGCGGATGAACAGGCGAAGTTTGAGGAGTTGGCACGTACTTCTCTGGCCGCGCAAGCTGAGCTGGAGCAGAACGAGGTTGGGGATTTCGATGTGTTTGTCGGGTCGTATCAGGCGAGTATTCTTGCGATCAGCAACTGA
- the rimB gene encoding retropepsin-like aspartic endopeptidase RimB, translating to MKTFDHLTVVGLREWVALPDLGVAGLRAKIDTGASTSSLHATDIEPFERDGEKWVRFTAHLGTVVQLRHRRCEAPLVTRKTIKSSNGHAQVRYVISTTLALGDRVWPVEFTLACRKSMRYRLLLGSKALIDGQLVVNPGIKYVQDKPVFPVSTSSTGVA from the coding sequence TTGAAGACATTTGACCATTTGACCGTTGTCGGTCTGCGCGAGTGGGTGGCGCTCCCGGATTTGGGGGTCGCGGGCCTGCGGGCGAAGATCGACACCGGTGCCAGCACCTCCAGCCTGCATGCTACCGACATCGAGCCGTTCGAACGCGACGGCGAGAAGTGGGTGCGCTTCACCGCGCACCTGGGCACGGTGGTGCAGTTGCGTCACCGCCGCTGCGAAGCACCACTGGTGACGCGCAAGACCATCAAAAGCTCCAACGGCCATGCGCAGGTGCGCTACGTGATCAGCACCACCCTGGCCTTGGGTGATCGAGTGTGGCCGGTCGAGTTCACCCTCGCCTGCCGCAAGTCGATGCGCTATCGCCTGTTGCTCGGATCCAAAGCCCTGATCGATGGCCAGTTGGTGGTCAATCCGGGCATTAAATATGTACAAGACAAGCCGGTGTTCCCGGTATCTACCTCCTCCACAGGTGTTGCATGA
- a CDS encoding Tex family protein gives MDSINSRIAEELGVRPQQVEAAVALLDEGSTVPFIARYRKEVTGSLDDTQLRHLEERLRYLRELDERRISILASIEEQGKLTPALERDIKLADTKTRLEDLYLPYKQKRRTKGQIALEAGLGDLADGLFNNPNLAPETEAARFVDAEKGVADVKAALEGAKYILMERFAEDASLLEKLRNYLKQEAILSARVIAGKEEEGAKFRDYFEHDEPLKSMPSHRALAIFRGRNEGILSSALKVGDELPGTMHPCEGMIGQQFNIQNQNRPADKWLGEVVRWTWKVKLYTHLETDLLGELRDGAETEAINVFAHNLHDLLLAAPAGPRATLGLDPGLRTGCKVAVVDSTGKLLDHATVYPHVPHNKWDQTIAILAALCAKHSVDLIAIGNGTASRETDKLAIELIKKYPAMKMTKVMVSEAGASVYSASELAAKEFPDLDVSIRGAVSIARRLQDPLAELVKIDPKSIGVGQYQHDVSQLKLARGLDAVVEDCVNAVGVDVNTASVALLARISGLNATLAQNIVAHRDEHGAFKTRAALKKVARLGEKTFEQAAGFLRVMNGDNPLDSSAVHPEAYPLVQRIAAETDRDIRSLIGDASFLKRLDPKKFTDETFGLPTVTDIIQELEKPGRDPRPEFKTAEFQEGVEDLKDLQLGMILEGVVTNVTAFGAFVDIGVHQDGLVHISALSEKFIKDPREAVKAGDVVKVKVMEVDIPRKRVGLSMRMGDTPGEKIDGARGSRPGSAQRQPSNNAPRKETATAAPANNAMASLFANAKQLKKR, from the coding sequence ATGGACAGCATCAACAGCCGCATTGCCGAGGAACTCGGTGTACGCCCACAACAGGTCGAAGCGGCCGTCGCGCTACTCGATGAAGGCTCTACCGTTCCCTTCATCGCCCGTTACCGGAAAGAAGTCACCGGCAGCCTTGATGACACCCAGTTGCGTCATCTGGAAGAACGTCTGCGCTACCTGCGAGAACTCGACGAACGGCGCATCAGCATCCTCGCCAGCATCGAAGAGCAAGGCAAACTCACCCCTGCCCTCGAGCGCGACATCAAACTCGCCGACACCAAGACCCGCCTCGAAGACTTGTACCTGCCGTACAAGCAGAAGCGCCGCACCAAGGGCCAGATTGCCCTGGAAGCCGGCCTCGGCGACCTCGCGGATGGCCTGTTCAACAACCCGAATCTGGCCCCGGAAACCGAAGCCGCGCGCTTCGTCGATGCCGAAAAAGGCGTGGCCGATGTGAAAGCCGCGCTGGAAGGCGCCAAGTACATCCTCATGGAGCGCTTCGCCGAAGACGCCAGCCTGCTGGAAAAACTGCGTAATTACCTGAAACAGGAAGCCATCCTCAGTGCCCGCGTCATCGCTGGCAAGGAAGAGGAAGGCGCCAAGTTCCGCGATTACTTCGAACACGACGAACCGCTGAAAAGCATGCCGTCGCACCGCGCACTGGCGATTTTCCGTGGCCGCAACGAAGGCATCCTCAGCTCCGCGCTGAAAGTCGGCGACGAGCTGCCGGGCACCATGCACCCATGCGAAGGCATGATCGGTCAGCAATTCAACATCCAGAACCAGAACCGCCCCGCCGACAAATGGCTCGGCGAAGTGGTGCGCTGGACGTGGAAGGTCAAGCTCTACACGCACCTGGAAACCGACCTGCTCGGCGAGCTGCGTGACGGCGCCGAAACCGAGGCGATCAACGTGTTCGCGCACAACCTGCACGACTTGCTGCTGGCCGCGCCGGCAGGCCCGCGCGCAACGTTGGGCCTCGACCCGGGCCTGCGTACCGGCTGCAAGGTCGCCGTGGTCGACTCGACCGGCAAACTGCTTGATCACGCCACGGTTTACCCGCACGTGCCACACAACAAGTGGGATCAGACCATCGCCATTCTGGCCGCCCTGTGCGCCAAGCACTCGGTTGACCTGATCGCCATAGGCAACGGCACCGCCAGCCGCGAAACCGACAAACTGGCGATCGAACTGATCAAAAAATATCCAGCGATGAAAATGACCAAGGTCATGGTTTCCGAGGCCGGTGCATCGGTGTACTCGGCATCGGAACTGGCGGCCAAGGAATTCCCGGATCTCGACGTGTCGATCCGTGGCGCGGTGTCCATCGCCCGTCGTCTGCAGGATCCGCTGGCCGAGTTGGTGAAAATCGATCCGAAATCCATCGGTGTCGGCCAGTACCAGCACGACGTCTCGCAGCTGAAACTGGCGCGTGGTCTGGACGCTGTGGTCGAGGACTGCGTGAACGCCGTCGGCGTTGACGTGAACACCGCTTCGGTGGCGCTGCTGGCGCGGATCTCCGGCCTCAACGCAACGCTCGCGCAAAACATCGTCGCGCACCGCGACGAGCACGGCGCGTTCAAAACCCGTGCAGCGCTGAAGAAAGTCGCACGTCTGGGCGAAAAAACCTTCGAACAGGCCGCCGGTTTCTTGCGCGTGATGAACGGCGACAACCCGCTGGATTCCTCGGCTGTTCACCCGGAAGCCTATCCGCTGGTGCAGCGCATTGCCGCTGAAACCGACCGTGATATCCGTTCGCTGATCGGCGACGCCAGTTTCCTCAAGCGTCTGGATCCGAAGAAATTCACCGACGAAACCTTCGGCCTGCCGACCGTGACCGACATCATCCAGGAACTGGAAAAACCGGGCCGCGACCCGCGCCCTGAGTTCAAGACCGCCGAGTTCCAGGAAGGCGTCGAAGATCTGAAAGACCTGCAACTGGGGATGATCCTTGAAGGCGTGGTGACCAACGTGACCGCGTTCGGCGCATTCGTCGATATCGGCGTGCATCAGGACGGTCTGGTGCACATCTCGGCGCTGTCGGAGAAGTTCATCAAGGATCCGCGCGAAGCGGTGAAGGCCGGCGACGTGGTGAAAGTGAAGGTCATGGAAGTCGACATCCCGCGCAAACGCGTCGGCCTGTCGATGCGTATGGGTGACACCCCGGGCGAGAAGATCGACGGTGCCCGTGGCTCGCGTCCGGGCTCGGCGCAGCGCCAGCCTTCGAACAACGCGCCGCGCAAGGAAACCGCGACCGCCGCGCCGGCGAACAACGCGATGGCTTCGCTGTTCGCCAACGCCAAGCAATTGAAGAAACGCTGA
- the ompR gene encoding osmolarity response regulator transcription factor OmpR yields the protein MSSTAQTAEGEKILIVDDDPGLSSLLERFFVSKGYRARTVPNTEQMDRLLSREVFNLVVLDLMLPGEDGLTACRRLRGANNQIPIIMLTAKGDELSRIKGLELGADDYLAKPFNPDELMARVKAVLRRQAAPVPGAPGSEDENVTFGDYVLSLATRELKRGDEVHMLTTGEFAVLKALVMNARQPLTRDKLMNLARGREWDALERSIDVQISRLRRMIEPDPSKPRYIQTVWGVGYVFVPDGAATK from the coding sequence ATGAGCAGCACTGCACAAACTGCTGAAGGCGAAAAAATTCTCATCGTTGACGACGATCCGGGCCTTAGCAGCCTGCTGGAACGTTTTTTCGTCAGCAAGGGCTACCGCGCCCGTACCGTACCGAACACCGAACAGATGGATCGTCTGTTGTCGCGTGAAGTTTTCAATCTGGTCGTCCTCGACCTGATGCTGCCCGGCGAAGACGGTCTGACCGCTTGCCGCCGCCTGCGTGGCGCGAACAACCAGATTCCGATCATCATGCTCACCGCCAAGGGCGACGAGCTGAGCCGCATCAAGGGCCTGGAACTGGGCGCCGACGACTATCTGGCCAAGCCGTTCAACCCGGACGAGCTGATGGCCCGGGTCAAAGCCGTCCTGCGTCGTCAGGCTGCACCTGTACCAGGCGCACCGGGCAGCGAAGACGAAAACGTCACCTTTGGTGATTACGTGTTGTCGCTGGCGACCCGCGAACTGAAACGCGGCGACGAAGTGCACATGCTCACCACCGGTGAGTTTGCGGTACTCAAGGCCCTGGTGATGAACGCGCGTCAGCCGCTGACCCGCGACAAACTGATGAACCTTGCCCGTGGCCGCGAGTGGGATGCCCTCGAGCGTTCCATCGACGTGCAGATTTCCCGTCTGCGCCGCATGATCGAGCCGGATCCATCGAAGCCGCGCTACATCCAGACCGTCTGGGGCGTGGGCTATGTGTTTGTACCCGATGGTGCCGCCACCAAGTGA
- the tauA gene encoding taurine ABC transporter substrate-binding protein, translating to MKLNVPLRLLAVASLAAASFLAQAADLTVAYQTTVDPAKVAQADGAYEKATKADIAWRKFDNGADIIAAIASGDVQIGYLGSSPLTAAITRKVPVETFLIATQIGAAEALVARDGSGIKTPQDLIGKKIAVPFVSTGHYSLLAALKHWNIDPSKVTVLNLAPPAIIAAWKRGDIDATYVWDPALGVAKENGKVLITSGELAKFGAPTFDAWIVRKDFAEKHPEIVTAFAKVTLDAYADYRKDPKAWLADQSNVDKLVKLSGAKASDIPLLLQGNVYPLAADQVVSLGAPTTKAITDTAAFLKEQGKVEAVLPDYAPYVSAKYITN from the coding sequence ATGAAACTGAATGTCCCGCTTCGCCTGCTCGCCGTAGCCTCCTTGGCTGCCGCAAGTTTTCTGGCTCAGGCCGCCGACCTCACCGTCGCCTACCAAACCACCGTTGACCCGGCGAAAGTCGCCCAGGCTGACGGCGCTTACGAAAAAGCCACCAAAGCCGATATCGCCTGGCGCAAGTTCGACAACGGCGCCGACATCATCGCTGCCATCGCCTCCGGCGACGTGCAGATCGGCTACCTCGGTTCGAGCCCGCTGACGGCCGCGATCACCCGCAAAGTCCCGGTCGAAACGTTCCTCATCGCCACTCAGATCGGCGCCGCCGAAGCCCTCGTCGCCCGCGACGGTTCCGGCATCAAGACTCCGCAAGATCTGATCGGCAAGAAAATCGCCGTGCCGTTCGTATCGACCGGTCACTACAGCCTGCTCGCTGCACTGAAGCACTGGAACATCGACCCTTCGAAAGTCACCGTGCTCAACCTCGCCCCACCAGCGATCATTGCCGCATGGAAACGCGGTGACATCGACGCCACTTACGTGTGGGATCCAGCGCTGGGCGTGGCCAAGGAAAACGGCAAAGTGCTGATCACCTCCGGCGAACTGGCCAAGTTCGGTGCACCGACCTTCGATGCGTGGATCGTGCGTAAAGACTTCGCCGAGAAGCACCCGGAAATCGTCACTGCATTCGCCAAGGTCACCCTCGACGCTTACGCCGATTACCGCAAAGACCCGAAAGCCTGGCTCGCCGATCAATCCAACGTCGACAAACTGGTGAAACTCTCCGGTGCCAAGGCCAGCGACATCCCATTGCTGCTGCAGGGCAACGTCTACCCGCTGGCGGCTGATCAGGTCGTCAGCCTCGGCGCGCCGACCACCAAAGCCATCACCGACACCGCCGCGTTCCTCAAGGAGCAAGGCAAGGTCGAAGCCGTTCTGCCGGACTACGCGCCGTACGTCAGCGCCAAATACATCACCAACTGA
- a CDS encoding ATP-binding protein — protein sequence MKTPVWFPQSFFSRTLWLVLIVVLFSKALTLVYLLMNEDVLVDRQYSHGVALTLRAYWAADEENRAKIADAATLIRVVGAGVPEGEQHWPYSEIYQRQMQAELGADTEVRLRMHSPPALWVRAPSLGDGWLKVPLYPHPLRGQKIWNVLGWFLAIGLLSTASAWIFVSQLNQPLKRLVYAARQLGQGRSVRLPISDTPSEMTEVYRAFNQMAEDVEQAGRERELMLAGVSHDLRTPLTRLRLSLELMGDRNDLTDDMVRDIEDMDAILDQFLAFIRDGRDESVEEVDLTDLVREVAAPYNQNEEKVRLRLEPIQPFPLRRVSMKRLLNNLIGNALNHAGGHVEVAAYVSGDVSAPYVVLSVMDRGAGIDPSELEAIFNPFTRGDRARGGKGTGLGLAIVKRIASMHGGNVELRNRSGGGLEARVRLPLGLMLPRDAV from the coding sequence ATGAAAACCCCCGTCTGGTTCCCCCAAAGCTTTTTCTCCCGCACCCTCTGGCTGGTGCTTATCGTCGTGCTGTTTTCCAAGGCACTGACCCTGGTTTATCTGTTGATGAACGAGGATGTGCTGGTCGATCGTCAGTACAGCCACGGCGTCGCCCTGACGCTGCGTGCCTATTGGGCCGCCGATGAAGAAAACCGCGCGAAGATTGCTGATGCCGCGACCCTGATCCGGGTGGTCGGCGCCGGTGTGCCGGAAGGCGAGCAGCACTGGCCGTACAGCGAAATCTACCAGCGGCAGATGCAGGCGGAGCTGGGCGCTGACACCGAAGTGCGTTTGCGCATGCACTCGCCGCCGGCGTTGTGGGTGCGTGCGCCGAGCCTCGGTGATGGCTGGCTGAAGGTGCCGCTGTACCCGCATCCGTTGCGCGGTCAGAAAATCTGGAACGTGCTCGGCTGGTTCCTTGCGATTGGCTTGTTGTCGACGGCGTCGGCGTGGATTTTCGTCAGTCAGCTCAATCAACCCTTGAAGCGTCTGGTGTATGCCGCCCGGCAACTGGGTCAGGGCCGCAGCGTGCGGCTGCCGATCAGCGACACACCGAGCGAAATGACCGAGGTGTATCGCGCTTTCAATCAGATGGCCGAAGACGTCGAGCAGGCCGGCCGCGAGCGCGAGTTGATGCTGGCCGGCGTGTCCCACGACCTGCGCACACCGTTGACGCGGCTGCGGCTGTCGCTGGAATTGATGGGCGATCGCAACGACCTGACTGACGACATGGTCCGCGACATCGAAGACATGGACGCGATTCTCGACCAGTTCCTCGCGTTCATCCGCGACGGTCGTGACGAGTCGGTGGAAGAAGTGGATCTGACTGATTTGGTGCGCGAGGTCGCGGCGCCATACAACCAGAATGAAGAGAAGGTGCGTTTGCGTCTTGAGCCGATTCAGCCGTTTCCGCTGCGGCGGGTATCGATGAAGCGCTTGCTGAACAACCTGATCGGCAACGCCTTGAACCATGCCGGCGGTCACGTTGAAGTCGCAGCTTATGTGTCGGGTGACGTCAGTGCGCCGTATGTGGTGCTAAGCGTGATGGACCGAGGGGCGGGGATCGATCCTTCGGAGCTGGAGGCGATCTTCAATCCGTTTACCCGTGGCGATCGTGCCCGGGGCGGGAAGGGTACTGGCTTGGGTTTGGCGATCGTGAAGCGGATTGCTTCGATGCATGGCGGCAATGTTGAATTGCGCAATCGGTCCGGTGGAGGACTGGAGGCGCGGGTGAGGTTGCCGTTGGGATTGATGTTGCCGCGAGACGCGGTGTAA
- the rimK gene encoding 30S ribosomal protein S6--L-glutamate ligase, which translates to MKIAVLSRNPRLYSTRRLVEAGTERGHEMVVIDTLRAYMNIASHKPQIHYRGKPLEGFDAVIPRIGASVTFYGCAVLRQFEMMGVFPLNESVAIARSRDKLRSLQLLSRRGIGLPVTGFAHSPDDIPDLIDMVNGAPLVIKVLEGTQGIGVVLCETATAAESVIEAFMGLKQNIMVQEYIKEAGGADIRCFVVGDKVIAAMKRQAKPGEFRSNLHRGGSASLIKITPEERMTALRAAKVMGLAVAGVDILRSNHGPLVMEVNSSPGLEGIETTTGKNVAGIIIEHLEKNGGPNMTRTKGKG; encoded by the coding sequence ATGAAGATCGCTGTGCTGTCGCGGAATCCGCGTCTGTATTCCACCCGCCGTCTGGTCGAAGCCGGAACCGAGCGCGGGCATGAAATGGTAGTGATCGACACCTTGCGCGCCTACATGAACATCGCCAGTCACAAGCCGCAGATCCACTATCGCGGCAAACCGCTGGAAGGCTTCGATGCAGTGATTCCGCGTATCGGCGCGTCGGTGACGTTTTATGGTTGCGCGGTGTTGCGCCAGTTCGAAATGATGGGGGTGTTCCCGCTCAACGAGTCGGTGGCCATCGCCCGTTCGCGGGACAAGTTGCGTTCGCTGCAATTGCTGTCGCGTCGTGGCATCGGTTTGCCGGTGACCGGGTTCGCTCACTCACCGGATGACATTCCTGACCTGATCGACATGGTCAACGGCGCGCCGCTGGTGATCAAAGTGCTGGAAGGCACCCAAGGCATCGGTGTGGTGTTGTGCGAAACCGCCACGGCGGCAGAGTCGGTGATCGAGGCGTTCATGGGTCTGAAGCAGAACATCATGGTTCAGGAATACATCAAGGAAGCGGGCGGCGCGGATATTCGTTGTTTCGTGGTCGGTGACAAAGTCATCGCGGCAATGAAGCGTCAGGCCAAACCGGGTGAGTTCCGCTCCAACCTGCATCGCGGCGGCAGCGCCAGCCTGATCAAGATCACCCCGGAGGAACGCATGACGGCGTTGCGCGCGGCCAAGGTCATGGGCCTGGCGGTGGCAGGTGTGGATATTTTGCGCTCCAATCATGGGCCGTTGGTGATGGAAGTGAACTCGTCACCAGGGCTGGAAGGGATCGAGACCACCACGGGGAAGAATGTGGCGGGGATCATCATTGAGCATCTTGAGAAGAATGGCGGGCCGAATATGACCCGGACCAAAGGCAAGGGCTAG
- the rimA gene encoding S6 modification regulatory phosphodiesterase RimA produces MTKFPSSLISPKAGCQGCQQSEPLGFDFSFAYQPIVDLRDQSVFAHEALVRGVAGEGAFTVLDQVTEDNRYRFDQLCRTRAIEGAANLNMQTHLSINFMPNAVYRPELCIRSTLEAAKKHRFPIDRLIFETLESEHVDNYRHLTNILREYREFGFKTAIDDFGAGYSGLNLLADFQPDLIKLDMALIRDVDQDRVRQAIVRGIVTICAELDVTVIAEGIESVGERDFLADCGIFLMQGYWFAKPAFKALAQVSPEAFTR; encoded by the coding sequence GTGACTAAATTTCCGTCTTCATTAATCTCGCCCAAGGCCGGTTGCCAGGGCTGCCAGCAAAGCGAGCCGCTGGGCTTCGACTTTTCTTTCGCCTACCAACCCATCGTCGATCTGCGCGACCAGTCGGTTTTTGCCCACGAAGCGCTGGTTCGAGGTGTGGCCGGTGAAGGAGCCTTCACGGTGTTGGATCAGGTTACAGAAGACAACCGCTACCGTTTCGACCAGCTCTGCCGGACCCGCGCCATCGAAGGCGCGGCCAATCTAAATATGCAGACACACTTGTCGATCAACTTCATGCCCAACGCGGTCTATCGTCCAGAGCTGTGCATTCGCAGTACGCTCGAGGCAGCAAAAAAACACCGTTTTCCTATCGACCGGCTGATTTTCGAAACCCTGGAAAGCGAGCACGTAGATAACTATCGCCATTTGACCAATATTCTGCGTGAATACCGCGAATTCGGCTTCAAGACCGCCATCGATGATTTCGGTGCCGGTTATTCGGGGCTCAATCTGCTGGCTGATTTCCAACCGGACCTGATCAAACTCGACATGGCGCTGATCCGCGATGTCGATCAAGACCGTGTTCGTCAGGCGATCGTCCGGGGGATTGTCACAATCTGTGCGGAGTTGGACGTTACAGTCATTGCCGAAGGCATTGAGAGCGTCGGTGAACGGGATTTCCTGGCGGACTGTGGAATATTTCTGATGCAGGGCTACTGGTTCGCCAAACCTGCATTCAAAGCGTTGGCTCAGGTTTCACCTGAGGCCTTTACGCGTTAA
- a CDS encoding PaaI family thioesterase — protein sequence MEIPAGLVESAFFKLLGCRLHSLETGVAQVALVLEPELRNRGGKLHGGALFSLVDIAMGLACSSTHGFDQQSATIECKINYIRAVSDGEVMCTARVIHPGRRTLVVEADVMQGDKLVAKAQGTFAVL from the coding sequence ATGGAAATTCCAGCCGGGCTCGTCGAGAGCGCGTTTTTCAAGCTGTTGGGCTGCCGCCTGCACAGCCTGGAAACCGGGGTGGCGCAAGTCGCCCTGGTGCTGGAACCGGAACTGCGCAATCGCGGCGGCAAATTGCACGGTGGCGCGCTGTTCAGTCTGGTCGACATCGCCATGGGGCTGGCCTGTTCCAGCACCCACGGCTTCGATCAGCAGAGCGCGACCATCGAGTGCAAGATCAACTATATCCGCGCCGTTTCCGATGGCGAGGTGATGTGCACGGCGCGGGTTATCCACCCGGGCCGGCGCACGCTGGTGGTCGAAGCCGACGTGATGCAGGGCGACAAACTGGTCGCAAAAGCACAAGGCACGTTCGCTGTCCTGTAG
- a CDS encoding RNA-binding S4 domain-containing protein: MAQKSEEDDKVRLDKWLWAARFYKTRALAKAAIESGKVHCRGERCKPGKEPRIGDEFEIRTGFEVRTVKVEALSIVRRGAPEAQTLYAETEASIAKREAAAAMRKAGALGVTTDGKPSKKQRRDLFKFRGGSNDE; encoded by the coding sequence ATGGCACAAAAAAGCGAAGAGGACGACAAGGTCCGTCTCGACAAGTGGCTGTGGGCCGCGCGTTTTTACAAAACCCGGGCGCTGGCCAAAGCCGCCATTGAAAGTGGCAAGGTGCATTGTCGCGGCGAACGCTGCAAGCCTGGCAAAGAGCCACGGATTGGCGATGAGTTCGAGATTCGTACCGGGTTTGAAGTGCGCACGGTGAAGGTCGAGGCGTTGTCGATTGTGCGGCGCGGCGCACCGGAGGCGCAGACGTTGTACGCGGAGACCGAGGCGAGTATTGCCAAACGTGAAGCGGCTGCGGCAATGCGCAAGGCGGGCGCGCTGGGCGTTACCACGGATGGCAAACCGAGCAAAAAACAGCGGCGGGATTTGTTCAAGTTTCGAGGCGGCAGTAACGACGAATAA